From Acidimicrobiia bacterium, the proteins below share one genomic window:
- a CDS encoding homoserine kinase: MSTASAPGSIANLGPGFDLLALAVSIRLEVEAEPAASWSVTSDGRPVAESTARLVQGVAGDQPHAIYIRSKIPVGKGLGSSAALRVAVRAAVDAAAGSYDLGSVFRAAAAAEGHPDNAAAAAYGGLVAVTATGEILRLGVHPSLRIMVGVPAEAMSTHTARAALDDTVPRAVAVRTAARVAALIEGLRTADPVALAAAAGDEIHELPRSELSPITAKLIEAARGAGALHAAWSGAGPSAVALATDSSARVVEQALRGAVGEDGEVLRLEIDRQGTVLS; this comes from the coding sequence GTGTCTACTGCTTCTGCACCTGGGTCGATCGCCAACCTGGGACCCGGGTTCGACCTGCTCGCCCTGGCGGTGTCGATCCGGCTGGAGGTGGAGGCCGAGCCGGCAGCATCGTGGTCGGTCACCAGCGATGGCCGCCCGGTGGCGGAGTCGACCGCCCGGTTGGTCCAGGGAGTAGCGGGGGATCAGCCGCACGCGATCTACATCCGCTCGAAGATCCCGGTCGGCAAGGGTCTCGGTTCGAGCGCCGCGCTGCGGGTGGCAGTTCGGGCCGCGGTGGACGCCGCGGCCGGCTCATATGACCTCGGCTCGGTGTTTCGTGCGGCCGCCGCGGCCGAGGGCCACCCCGACAATGCAGCCGCCGCCGCCTACGGCGGCTTGGTGGCTGTTACCGCCACGGGGGAGATTCTCCGGCTGGGGGTCCATCCTTCCCTTCGGATCATGGTCGGCGTTCCGGCCGAGGCGATGTCGACGCACACCGCCCGCGCCGCACTCGACGACACGGTGCCTCGTGCGGTGGCGGTGCGGACCGCTGCCCGGGTGGCGGCGCTCATCGAAGGCCTGCGGACGGCCGACCCGGTGGCGTTGGCGGCCGCAGCCGGGGACGAGATTCATGAACTGCCGCGGAGCGAACTGTCGCCGATCACCGCGAAATTGATCGAGGCGGCGAGGGGTGCCGGAGCGCTTCATGCAGCGTGGAGTGGCGCGGGACCGTCGGCGGTGGCGCTGGCGACGGACTCGTCGGCGCGGGTGGTCGAGCAGGCACTGCGAGGCGCTGTCGGCGAGGATGGCGAAGTGTTA
- a CDS encoding ABC transporter ATP-binding protein, translated as MAAIRLERLSKFYGKARGVVEVDLEVQTGEVFGFLGPNGAGKTTTIRALLDLIRPTSGKATVLGLDSVADSLEIRKRVGYLPGELALWEWMTARQVLDHLANLRGGVDQAYRDRLTERFQVEIDRKVSDLSTGNKQKIGLVQAFMHKPELIVLDEPTSGLDPLMQQVTYEVIDEAQRDGRTVFLSSHVLPEVERIAQRVAIIRKGRVIEVATVDSLKERAVRVVELRFGWPVPDSAALSVIPGVTEASVSGSVATLRVEGSMDPLVKALAGYETLLIRTHDTPLDEIFFQLYRDGEDDEG; from the coding sequence ATGGCCGCGATCCGCCTCGAGAGACTCAGCAAGTTCTACGGGAAGGCCCGGGGGGTGGTCGAGGTCGATCTCGAGGTGCAGACCGGGGAGGTGTTCGGGTTTCTCGGTCCCAATGGGGCCGGCAAGACGACGACAATCCGGGCGCTGCTCGACCTGATTCGCCCCACCTCGGGCAAGGCCACCGTGCTCGGCCTCGACTCGGTCGCCGACTCCCTCGAAATCCGCAAACGAGTCGGGTATCTGCCCGGCGAACTCGCCCTCTGGGAGTGGATGACCGCCCGCCAGGTGCTCGACCATCTTGCGAACCTTCGGGGCGGCGTCGACCAGGCGTACCGCGACCGGCTGACCGAACGCTTCCAGGTCGAGATCGACCGCAAGGTGAGTGACCTCTCTACCGGCAACAAGCAGAAGATCGGCCTCGTGCAGGCGTTCATGCACAAACCCGAACTGATCGTCCTCGACGAGCCCACCAGCGGCCTCGATCCTCTGATGCAACAGGTCACCTACGAGGTCATCGACGAGGCGCAGCGCGACGGCCGAACCGTCTTCCTCTCATCACACGTCCTCCCGGAAGTCGAACGGATCGCTCAGCGGGTTGCCATCATCCGCAAGGGCCGGGTCATTGAGGTTGCGACCGTCGACAGCCTGAAGGAGCGAGCGGTCCGTGTCGTCGAGCTCAGGTTCGGCTGGCCGGTACCCGACTCCGCCGCCCTGTCGGTCATCCCCGGGGTGACCGAAGCGAGCGTGAGCGGCTCCGTCGCCACCCTGCGTGTCGAAGGCTCGATGGATCCGCTGGTCAAGGCGCTCGCCGGCTACGAGACCCTGCTGATCCGCACCCACGACACGCCCCTCGACGAGATCTTTTTCCAGCTCTACCGCGACGGAGAAGACGATGAGGGCTGA
- a CDS encoding ABC transporter permease subunit, translating into MRAEVFRRVVVGRRKSIIGWALGFLATMAFIVLLYPAVRDQPSFGDLIEDYPEFVQQILGLGGGLELGSPEGYLNSQLFANTLPILFLIYLLAFAVRETAGEEGDKTMNLALAHPIKRERFILEKFAAMTVTGFGLAMVAVAGLLITGPLVDMDLTVAGYFGATVSVFLIALAFATLALAVGAWTGKKSLAYGVTSTLAVAFFLLWGLAPIVDALGWTNAINPFFWGLAGTPVVSGLQVGNALLLVGAVVMLVAAAIAGFRRRDIGV; encoded by the coding sequence ATGAGGGCTGAGGTCTTTCGCCGGGTGGTCGTCGGGCGCCGCAAGTCCATCATCGGCTGGGCCCTCGGCTTTCTAGCGACCATGGCGTTCATCGTGCTGCTCTACCCGGCGGTCCGCGACCAACCCAGCTTCGGCGACCTGATCGAGGACTACCCGGAGTTCGTCCAGCAGATCCTCGGTCTCGGCGGGGGCCTCGAGTTGGGTTCACCGGAGGGGTACCTGAACAGCCAGCTGTTCGCCAACACCCTGCCCATCCTCTTCCTGATCTACCTCTTGGCCTTCGCGGTGCGCGAAACGGCAGGCGAGGAAGGTGACAAGACGATGAACCTTGCCCTCGCTCACCCAATCAAGCGCGAGCGCTTCATACTCGAGAAGTTCGCCGCGATGACGGTCACCGGGTTCGGACTCGCCATGGTGGCGGTAGCCGGACTCCTGATCACCGGGCCCCTGGTCGACATGGACCTCACCGTCGCCGGCTACTTCGGCGCCACCGTGTCCGTGTTCCTCATCGCCCTGGCATTCGCGACCCTGGCGTTGGCCGTGGGCGCCTGGACCGGGAAGAAGTCCCTGGCCTACGGGGTGACCTCCACCCTCGCCGTAGCCTTCTTCCTGTTGTGGGGACTCGCCCCGATCGTCGACGCCCTCGGATGGACCAACGCGATCAACCCCTTCTTCTGGGGCCTGGCCGGCACCCCGGTGGTCAGCGGCCTCCAGGTCGGCAACGCCCTGCTACTGGTCGGCGCCGTGGTAATGCTGGTAGCCGCGGCAATCGCCGGCTTCCGAAGGCGAGACATCGGGGTTTAG
- a CDS encoding PhzF family phenazine biosynthesis protein: MRHCYVLRVFTRGDAGGNHLGVIPDVTGLPEPGMQEIAAELGFSETVFIDWRQEGIPSVRIFTPTRELPFAGHPLVGAAWVLGMIGPGTVDRMTCQVGEIPFWKDGDEIWVDTPMATEIRATPEAEAVAVAAGLPDPVHAWWVQMPLPYLVVDVGSPEAVAAAAPDLEALEAQGAGMCYVFAGAGGEITARFFSPGTGVAEDPATGSAAAALAAIRHHRGEASGRLTISQGDAIGHPSTIKVSWDGPVVGLGGTVRRDEVRVLER; this comes from the coding sequence ATGCGCCACTGTTACGTGCTTCGAGTGTTCACCCGGGGGGATGCCGGCGGGAACCATCTCGGGGTCATCCCCGACGTGACGGGACTGCCGGAGCCGGGGATGCAAGAGATCGCGGCTGAGCTCGGCTTCTCCGAGACCGTGTTCATCGACTGGCGACAGGAGGGGATTCCCTCGGTGCGGATCTTCACCCCCACCCGGGAGCTGCCCTTCGCGGGGCACCCGCTGGTCGGCGCAGCCTGGGTGCTGGGGATGATCGGCCCGGGGACGGTCGACCGGATGACCTGCCAGGTGGGAGAGATCCCGTTCTGGAAGGACGGCGACGAGATCTGGGTGGACACTCCGATGGCGACCGAAATCCGCGCCACCCCTGAGGCGGAGGCGGTAGCGGTAGCCGCCGGTCTGCCAGATCCGGTCCACGCTTGGTGGGTGCAGATGCCACTGCCCTATCTGGTGGTCGACGTTGGCTCACCCGAGGCGGTGGCCGCGGCCGCCCCGGACCTGGAGGCACTGGAGGCCCAAGGGGCGGGCATGTGTTACGTCTTCGCCGGTGCGGGCGGTGAGATCACTGCCCGGTTCTTCTCTCCCGGCACCGGCGTGGCCGAGGACCCGGCCACCGGAAGTGCGGCTGCTGCCCTCGCCGCGATCAGGCACCATCGAGGCGAAGCCTCGGGGCGGCTGACCATCAGCCAGGGCGACGCCATCGGCCACCCCTCCACCATCAAGGTCTCCTGGGACGGCCCCGTGGTCGGCCTCGGCGGCACCGTCCGCCGCGACGAGGTGAGGGTGCTGGAAAGGTAG
- the dcd gene encoding dCTP deaminase, translating into MILSDVSIRAAIELGRIEVDPFDPAMVQPSSIDVRVDRYFRVFQNHRYPYIDPKQSQPDLTKEVETDMEVPFVLHPGEFVLGSTLEVVRLDNDIVARLEGKSSLGRLGLLIHSTAGFVDPGFEGHLTLELSNVATLPIAIYPAMRIGQLSFYELTTPAENPYGSLRAGSKYQGQRGPTASRIHEDFDT; encoded by the coding sequence ATGATCCTCTCCGATGTCTCCATCCGGGCAGCGATCGAGTTGGGCCGCATCGAGGTCGACCCCTTCGACCCGGCGATGGTGCAGCCGTCCAGCATCGATGTTCGCGTCGACCGCTACTTCCGGGTGTTCCAGAACCACCGGTACCCCTACATCGACCCGAAGCAGTCCCAGCCCGACCTGACCAAGGAAGTGGAGACCGACATGGAGGTCCCCTTCGTGCTCCACCCTGGGGAGTTCGTGCTCGGTTCGACGCTGGAGGTGGTCCGCCTCGACAACGACATCGTGGCCCGGCTCGAAGGGAAGTCCAGCCTCGGACGGCTCGGGCTCCTTATCCACTCCACCGCCGGGTTCGTCGACCCCGGGTTCGAGGGGCACCTAACCCTCGAGCTCTCCAATGTCGCCACTCTTCCGATCGCCATCTACCCGGCGATGCGTATCGGCCAGCTGTCGTTCTACGAGCTGACCACACCGGCGGAGAACCCCTACGGCTCCCTGCGGGCGGGCTCGAAGTACCAGGGGCAACGCGGGCCGACCGCCAGCCGGATCCATGAGGACTTCGACACCTAG